In the genome of Streptomyces sp. NBC_00237, one region contains:
- the fabG gene encoding 3-oxoacyl-ACP reductase FabG produces the protein MGRSVFITGGNRGIGLAIAQAMAADGDHVAVTCRASEPPAGVLGVHCDVTSPDDVDRAFHRAEEAHGPVEVLVHCAGITRGSLLARMSELDFTDVLDTNLTSAYRVAKRASPGMLRAKGGRMVFVSSAVGLLGEAGLSNYAASKAGLVGFARSLAREYGSRGITSNVVAPGLTASRMTENLPQERMDAMVAQTPLGRIAQPEEIAAAVRFLASSAASYITGAVLPVDGGVGMGH, from the coding sequence ATGGGCCGCAGCGTCTTCATCACCGGTGGCAACCGAGGCATCGGCCTCGCGATAGCCCAGGCCATGGCCGCCGACGGTGATCACGTCGCGGTGACCTGTCGTGCGAGCGAACCACCGGCCGGAGTCCTGGGTGTGCACTGCGACGTCACCTCCCCCGACGACGTCGACAGGGCGTTCCATCGCGCCGAGGAGGCACACGGCCCCGTCGAGGTCCTGGTGCACTGCGCCGGAATCACCCGGGGCAGCCTGCTGGCACGGATGTCGGAACTCGACTTCACCGACGTCCTCGACACCAACCTGACCTCCGCCTACCGGGTGGCGAAGCGGGCCAGCCCAGGCATGCTGCGCGCCAAGGGCGGGCGCATGGTCTTCGTATCCTCGGCGGTGGGCCTGCTCGGGGAAGCGGGCCTGTCGAACTATGCCGCTTCCAAAGCGGGCCTGGTCGGCTTCGCCCGCTCCCTTGCCCGCGAGTACGGGTCGCGGGGCATCACCTCCAACGTGGTCGCCCCCGGCCTCACCGCCTCCCGCATGACCGAGAATCTGCCCCAGGAGCGGATGGACGCGATGGTCGCGCAGACCCCGCTGGGCCGCATCGCGCAGCCCGAAGAGATCGCCGCCGCCGTGCGCTTCCTCGCCAGCTCTGCGGCCTCGTACATCACCGGCGCGGTACTGCCCGTGGACGGCGGCGTCGGCATGGGCCACTGA
- a CDS encoding NAD(P)-dependent oxidoreductase: protein MLSDASSGIGKQAVTVLGLGNMGSALAAALLDHGHEVTVWNRTPGKAQPLVDRGARLAATPQEATASNQLIIACVLDYDALFGVLDPLADSLAGKTLVNLTSGSPEQGHEAAAWAVQHGVDYLDGGIMTTPPGVGTPEVMFLYSGPTAVFATHRPTLGALGDPLHLGEDPGLASLYDSALLGLMWATFNGWLHGTALVGAEKIEARAYTEIALRWLKTVSVFMDTYAAQIDEGHYPGDDATVDVQIVTIDHLLHAGESRGLDNALPELLKATMERAKARGHGSDSYASVIEVLRKPGGPS from the coding sequence ATGCTTTCTGACGCATCATCAGGGATCGGCAAGCAGGCCGTGACCGTCCTGGGCCTCGGCAACATGGGCTCCGCCCTCGCCGCCGCCCTCCTCGACCACGGCCACGAGGTCACCGTCTGGAACCGCACCCCCGGCAAGGCCCAGCCGCTCGTCGACCGGGGTGCCCGCCTCGCCGCGACCCCCCAGGAGGCCACCGCCTCCAACCAGTTGATCATCGCCTGCGTACTGGACTACGACGCGCTCTTCGGCGTCCTCGACCCCCTCGCGGACTCCCTCGCGGGCAAGACCCTCGTCAACCTCACCTCCGGCTCCCCGGAGCAGGGCCACGAGGCCGCCGCCTGGGCCGTCCAGCACGGCGTCGACTACCTCGACGGCGGCATCATGACCACCCCGCCGGGCGTGGGCACCCCCGAGGTGATGTTCCTCTACAGCGGCCCGACCGCCGTCTTCGCCACCCACCGCCCGACCCTCGGAGCCCTCGGCGACCCCCTCCACCTGGGCGAAGACCCGGGGCTCGCCTCCCTCTACGACTCCGCCCTCCTCGGCCTCATGTGGGCCACCTTCAACGGATGGCTGCACGGCACCGCCCTGGTAGGCGCGGAGAAGATCGAGGCCAGGGCCTACACCGAGATCGCCCTGCGCTGGCTGAAGACCGTCAGCGTCTTCATGGACACCTACGCCGCACAGATCGACGAGGGCCACTATCCCGGCGACGACGCCACCGTCGACGTGCAGATCGTCACCATCGACCACCTCCTGCACGCCGGTGAGTCCCGGGGCCTCGACAACGCCCTGCCCGAACTCCTCAAGGCCACCATGGAGCGCGCCAAGGCGAGGGGCCACGGCTCCGACAGCTACGCGAGCGTGATCGAGGTCCTGCGGAAGCCCGGCGGCCCGTCGTAA
- a CDS encoding MFS transporter gives MDRRAWGVLFVLCGAIFLEGIDVAMLNVALPSIRSEMGLTTGQLQWVMSAYVLGYGGFMLLGGRAADLFGRRRMFLLWLTVFLLFSGLGGLATEGWMLILARFVTGVAAAFMTPAGLSIITTSFAEGPQRNKALLVYSGTAAGGFSIGLVVGGLLTSIDWRWVFFAPVLLSLAILIAALSLLPRGERPERSPHGVDFGGAITVTGAIILLVLGVERASHTGALWTVATLGASLLLFAAFVILERRSAAPLVRLGLLRNAALVRANVVGLLFAAGFFGFQFIAVLYLQELRGWSTLATSFALLAIGIDAILAPTLTPRLVARFGNARVILGGLILAAVSYALFLPLGADRSYALMFPSMLLLGLAFSLAYGPLTIVATDGIAEEEQGLAGGLLYTSFQFGAALGLSAVTTVNAVATQGSSPDDLIGGFRAALFVPLTAALIAAVVAATGLRRKKGRTAVKAASASDAAPTETREPQHQ, from the coding sequence ATGGACAGACGCGCCTGGGGTGTCCTCTTCGTCCTCTGCGGTGCGATCTTCCTGGAGGGCATCGACGTGGCGATGCTCAATGTGGCGCTGCCCTCCATCAGGTCCGAAATGGGCCTGACCACGGGCCAGTTGCAGTGGGTGATGAGCGCCTACGTGCTCGGCTACGGCGGTTTCATGCTGCTCGGCGGGCGGGCCGCCGACCTCTTCGGCCGCCGCCGGATGTTCCTGCTCTGGCTGACCGTCTTCCTGCTCTTCTCCGGGCTCGGCGGTTTGGCCACGGAGGGCTGGATGCTGATTCTGGCCCGCTTCGTGACCGGTGTGGCCGCCGCGTTCATGACCCCGGCGGGTCTGTCGATCATCACGACGAGCTTCGCCGAGGGCCCCCAGCGCAACAAGGCCCTGCTCGTCTACTCCGGCACGGCCGCCGGCGGCTTCTCCATCGGCCTCGTCGTCGGCGGTCTGCTCACCTCCATCGACTGGCGCTGGGTCTTCTTCGCCCCGGTGCTGCTCTCCCTGGCCATCCTGATCGCCGCACTCTCCCTGCTGCCACGCGGCGAACGCCCCGAACGCAGCCCGCACGGCGTCGACTTCGGCGGAGCGATCACCGTCACCGGCGCGATCATCCTGCTCGTCCTCGGCGTGGAACGCGCCTCGCACACCGGCGCGCTGTGGACGGTGGCCACCCTCGGCGCGAGCCTGCTCCTCTTCGCCGCCTTCGTCATCCTCGAACGCCGCTCGGCGGCACCGCTCGTCCGTCTGGGCCTCCTGCGCAACGCGGCGCTCGTCAGGGCGAACGTCGTCGGCCTGCTCTTCGCCGCCGGATTCTTCGGCTTCCAGTTCATCGCCGTCCTCTACCTCCAGGAACTGCGCGGCTGGTCCACCCTCGCCACCAGCTTCGCGCTCCTCGCGATCGGCATCGACGCGATCCTCGCCCCGACCCTCACCCCGCGCCTGGTCGCCCGCTTCGGCAACGCCAGGGTCATCCTCGGCGGGCTGATCCTCGCCGCCGTCTCCTACGCCCTCTTCCTGCCGCTGGGCGCGGACCGCTCGTACGCCCTGATGTTCCCGTCCATGCTGCTGCTCGGCCTCGCGTTCTCGCTGGCGTACGGTCCGCTGACGATCGTGGCCACGGACGGCATCGCGGAGGAGGAGCAGGGCCTGGCGGGCGGACTCCTCTACACGTCCTTCCAGTTCGGCGCGGCGCTCGGTCTGTCGGCGGTCACGACGGTCAACGCGGTGGCTACCCAGGGCAGTTCGCCGGACGACCTGATCGGTGGCTTCCGGGCCGCCCTGTTCGTACCGCTGACCGCGGCACTGATCGCGGCGGTCGTGGCCGCGACGGGGCTGCGGAGGAAGAAGGGGAGGACCGCCGTGAAGGCCGCATCCGCATCCGATGCGGCCCCGACCGAGACGAGGGAGCCGCAGCACCAGTAG